A single region of the Brachypodium distachyon strain Bd21 chromosome 3, Brachypodium_distachyon_v3.0, whole genome shotgun sequence genome encodes:
- the LOC100843075 gene encoding mitochondrial import receptor subunit TOM9-2 gives MASSSALGKRGGGGGESGGMLAAISRSAVVRRGSAVVSQGAAVANKLMRSTGKAVWITMTTFLVLGVPLIIEMDREQQLTDMELHQQALLGGK, from the coding sequence ATGGCTTCGTCCTCTGCTCTGGGtaagcgcggcggcggcggcggcgagtcgGGCGGCATGCTGGCGGCGATCTCGCGCTCGGCGGTGGTGAGGCGGGGCTCGGCGGTGGTGAGTCagggcgcggcggtggcgaatAAGCTGATGCGGAGCACGGGGAAGGCGGTGTGGATCACGATGACGACCTTCCTGGTGCTGGGGGTGCCGCTCATCATCGAGATGGACCGCGAGCAGCAGCTCACCGACATGGAGCTCCACCAGCAGGCGCTCCTCGGCGGCAAATAA
- the LOC100842774 gene encoding ras GTPase-activating protein-binding protein 1, protein MASAATAAATQVGTYFLRNYYNLLQQNPDVVHQFYSESSTMVRVDDLTGTNTTANSMMDIHSLIMSLNFTQIEIKTANFANSWGDGVLVMVSGLVQTKEYSDQRKFIQMFFLAPQEKGYFVLNDYFHFVHQQQVQLAQVIAQETFETNLAPNTVQTSPEYIHEEEGQATQGAVPITSEENDAVDNYTYSEPPQQVVSQSDNWGDEPLLEEPLSSFSNGMTMAPEEPVQPAPVPPPHVEEPVGEPVKKTYASILRTAKAPPPFPVVQPVPANKAHPTTEPSQAAHPTNHHSVMTSSVAAEKPRSDFYGEAHDEEESKSVYVGNVPSSVTEADLENEFKKFGQLIPDGVAIRSRKETGGYYAFVEFEELSGVHNALRASPLEINGRQIYVEERKPNSGIRGGRRGGGRGRFGGGGGRGYARGDGDYNGSRGRSNGYQRVPHHERGILGARN, encoded by the exons ATGGCTtctgcggcgacggcggcggcgactcaA GTGGGGACTTACTTCCTCCGCAACTACTACAACCTGCTGCAGCAGAACCCAGATGTCGTCCACCAGTTCTACAGCGAGTCCAGCACCATGGTCCGCGTCGACGACCTTACCGGAACCAACACCACCGCCAACTCCATGATG GATATACACTCCCTCATCATGTCCCTCAATTTCACCCAAATTGAGATAAAAACTGCCAACTTTGCCAACTCGTGGGGAGATGGTGTGCTAGTCATGGTCTCTGGTCTCGTGCAGACCAAAGAGTACAGCGACCAAAGGAAATTTATCCAGATGTTTTTCCTTGCTCCCCAGGAGAAAGGTTACTTTGTTCTCAATGATTATTTCCACTTTGTTCACCAACAACAAGTACAGCTGGCACAGGTGATTGCTCAGGAAACCTTTGAGACCAACTTGGCACCCAACACTGTCCAAACCA GTCCTGAGTACATtcatgaagaagaaggtcaAGCAACACAAGGAGCTGTTCCAATAACATCTGAAGAAAACGATGCTGTTGACAACTACACTTACTCTGAGCCTCCACAACAAGTAGTTTCTCAATCGGACAACTGGGGAGATGAACCTCTGTTGGAGGAACCGCTTTCTTCGTTTTCAAACGGTATGACAATGGCACCAGAGGAGCCAGTGCAACCTGCACCTGTGCCACCTCCTCATGTAGAGGAGCCTGTCGGGGAACCTGTAAAGAAGACCTATGCTTCAATT CTAAGAACCGCAAAGGCCCCACCCCCGTTCCCCGTGGTTCAGCCAGTACCTGCGAATAAAGCTCACCCTACAACAGAGCCAAGCCAGGCAGCACATCCAACCAACCATCATTCGGTTATGACTTCATCAGTGGCAGCGGAGAAGCCAAGATCTGATTTCTATGGTGAAGCCCATGATGAAGAAG AGAGCAAATCTGTTTATGTTGGGAATGTTCCATCATCTGTAACTGAGGCTGATCTTGAGAATGAGTTCAAGAAGTTTGGCCAGCTTATCCCTGATGGTGTTGCTATCCGAAGCCGCAAG GAGACAGGTGGCTACTATGCTTTTGTTGAATTCGAGGAACTCAGTGGTGTTCACAATGCATTAAGG gcttcaccaCTTGAAATAAATGGGCGGCAGATATATGTTGAGGAGCGGAAGCCTAACAGTGGAATAAGAGGTGGAA gaaggggaggaggcagAGGTCGCTTCGGTGGCGGAGGTGGTCGAGGATATGCGAGAGGCGACGGCGACTACAATGGAAGCCGCGGGAGGTCGAATGGCTACCAGCGTGTCCCTCACCACGAGAGGGGCATATTGGGGGCGAGGAACTGA
- the LOC100833701 gene encoding uncharacterized protein LOC100833701 yields MAASASHMPNPILLGCGAVSVDYLATVASFPSPDDKVRSLALKVQGGGNAGNALTAAARLGLAPRIISKVSNDALGRSILKELQDDGVDTSYLMVAEDGNSPFTYIIVDNQTKTRTCIHTPGYPPMRPEELTKENLFAALHGADMVYFDVRLHETALLVAEEASQRKIPILVDVEKKRDGLDELLNFATYVVCSAKFPQAWTGASSTPVALVHMLLRLPNIKFVIVTRGEKGCLMLERSMTDASETEEIDVEGLLESLEQKVDSSSSMPKCIVSKSNLRISADGVGSMSGRLVLGTAELIPSEELVDTTGAGDAFIGAVLYGLCTGMPVEKMLPFAAQVAACGCRALGARAGLPRRLSL; encoded by the exons atggccgcctccgcctcccacATGCCCAACCCCATCCTGCTGGGCTGCGGCGCCGTCTCCGTGGACTACCTCGCCAccgtcgcctccttccccaGCCCCGACGACAAGGTCCGCAGCCTCGCGCTCAAGGTCCAGGGAGGCGGAAACGCCGGCAACGCGCTCACCGCTGCTGCTCGCCTGGGCCTCGCTCCAAGGATTATATCCAAG GTGTCCAATGATGCACTTGGTAGAAGCATTCtcaaggagctgcaggacgaCGGGGTTGACACTTCCTATCTCATG GTTGCAGAGGACGGGAATTCGCCCTTCACCTATATAATCGTCGACAACCAGAC GAAGACTCGCACTTGTATACACACCCCTGGTTATCCCCCAATGAGGCCAGAGGAGCTCACAAAGGAAAACCTGTTTGCTGCTCTACATGGTGCAGACATGGTGTATTTCGATGTTAGGCTGCATGAGACTGCTTTGCTTGTTGCAGAAGAG GCAAGCCAAAGGAAAATTCCTATCTTGGTCGATGTtgagaaaaagagagatggATTGGATGAGCTTCTTAATTTTGCAACATATGTTGTATGTTCTGCAAAATTTCCTCAG GCTTGGACAGGAGCCTCATCAACACCAGTTGCTTTGGTGCACATGCTTCTGAGGTTACCTAATATCAAGTTTGTTATTGTAACCCGAGGAGAAAAAGGTTGCTTAATGCTTGAAAGAAGCATGACTG ACGCTTCTGAGACCGAGGAAATTGATGTGGAAGGTCTGCTGGAATCATTGGAACAGAAAGTTGATTCGAGTTCTAGCATGCCAAAATGCATTGTTTCCAAG TCAAATTTGAGAATAAGTGCAGACGGCGTAGGCTCGATGAGTGGCAGGTTAGTTTTAGGCACAGCTGAACTTATACCCTCTGAAGAGCTCGTCGATACAACTGGTGCCGGGGATGCATTCATTGGAGCCGTTCTATACG GTTTATGCACCGGGATGCCAGTCGAGAAGATGCTGCCATTTGCAGCACAAGTG GCTGCTTGCGGGTGCAGAGCTCTGGGGGCCAGGGCTGGTCTTCCTCGTCGCCTCTCCCTCTAG